From a region of the Fischerella sp. JS2 genome:
- a CDS encoding ATP-binding protein — protein sequence MKSELHVPSDLKFLSIVENWLLGCLEIQFKESIDWSRQSSRLRLALVEAYSNVVRHAHRDQPSLPVLIRLEFKDRDIALEIWDRGDGFDLSNYLPPSPTDKQEGGYGWLIMNRLMDKVEYKLQVDGYNCLKLEVTLPDSA from the coding sequence ATGAAAAGTGAACTTCATGTACCAAGCGACTTGAAGTTTTTAAGCATCGTCGAAAACTGGTTGTTGGGATGCTTGGAAATCCAGTTCAAAGAATCGATAGATTGGTCACGGCAATCAAGTCGTCTACGACTTGCTTTGGTAGAAGCTTATTCTAACGTCGTGCGTCATGCCCATAGAGACCAGCCCTCTTTACCAGTTTTAATCCGTTTAGAATTTAAAGACCGAGATATAGCCTTGGAAATTTGGGATCGTGGTGATGGCTTCGACTTATCCAACTATTTACCTCCTAGCCCTACGGATAAACAAGAAGGTGGTTATGGTTGGCTAATTATGAATCGTCTTATGGATAAAGTTGAGTACAAGTTACAGGTTGATGGTTATAACTGTCTCAAGCTAGAAGTGACTTTGCCAGATTCTGCTTAA